One stretch of Vulpes lagopus strain Blue_001 chromosome X, ASM1834538v1, whole genome shotgun sequence DNA includes these proteins:
- the POU3F4 gene encoding POU domain, class 3, transcription factor 4, producing the protein MATAASNPYSILSSSSLVHADSSGMQQGSPFRNPQKLLQSDYLQGVPSNGHPLGHHWVTSLGDGGPWSSTLTTNPLDQQDVKPGREDLQLGAIIHHRSPHVAHHSPHTNHPNAWGANPAPNPSITSSGQPLNVYSQPGFTVSGMLEHGGLTPPPGSASAQSLHPVLRDPPDHSDLGSHHCQDHSDEETPTSDELEQFAKQFKQRRIKLGFTQADVGLALGTLYGNVFSQTTICRFEALQLSFKNMCKLKPLLNKWLEEADSSTGSPTSIDKIAAQGRKRKKRTSIEVSVKGVLETHFLKCPKPAAQEISSLADSLQLEKEVVRVWFCNRRQKEKRMTPPGDQQPHEVYSHTVKTDTSCRDL; encoded by the coding sequence ATGGCCACAGCTGCCTCGAATCCCTACAGCATTCTCAGTTCTAGCTCCCTAGTCCATGCGGACTCCTCGGGTATGCAGCAGGGGAGTCCTTTCCGAAACCCTCAGAAACTTCTCCAAAGTGATTACTTGCAGGGAGTTCCTAGCAATGGGCATCCTCTCGGGCATCATTGGGTGACCAGTCTGGGCGATGGAGGCCCATGGTCCTCCACACTGACCACCAACCCTCTGGACCAGCAGGACGTGAAGCCCGGGCGCGAAGATCTACAGCTGGGTGCGATCATCCATCACCGCTCACCGCACGTCGCTCACCACTCTCCGCACACTAACCACCCGAATGCCTGGGGGGCTAACCCAGCTCCGAACCCGTCCATCACGTCCAGCGGCCAACCCCTTAACGTGTACTCGCAGCCTGGCTTCACAGTGAGTGGCATGCTGGAGCACGGAGGGCTCACCCCACCACCAGGCTCTGCCTCTGCACAGAGCCTACACCCCGTGCTCCGGGATCCCCCAGACCACAGCGATCTAGGCTCGCACCACTGCCAGGACCACTCAGACGAGGAGACACCAACCTCGGATGAGTTGGAACAGTTCGCCAAACAGTTCAAACAAAGAAGAATCAAGTTGGGCTTCACGCAAGCCGACGTGGGGCTGGCGCTGGGCACACTGTATGGCAACGTGTTCTCACAGACCACTATCTGCAGGTTTGAGGCCTTGCAGCTGAGCTTCAAGAACATGTGCAAGCTGAAGCCGCTGTTGAACAAGTGGCTGGAAGAGGCCGATTCGTCCACGGGGAGCCCGACCAGCATTGACAAAATCGCCGCTCAGGGCCGTAAGCGCAAGAAGCGAACCTCCATCGAGGTGAGTGTCAAGGGCGTTCTGGAAACGCATTTCCTCAAGTGTCCCAAGCCTGCAGCGCAGGAGATTTCCTCGCTGGCAGACAGCCTTCAGTTGGAGAAAGAAGTGGTGCGTGTCTGGTTCTGTAAtcgaagacagaaagagaaaagaatgactCCACCAGGGGATCAGCAGCCACATGAGGTTTATTCGCACACGGTGAAAACAGACACGTCCTGCCGCGATCTCTGA